Proteins encoded within one genomic window of Alteribacter populi:
- the flgB gene encoding flagellar basal body rod protein FlgB has product MELFNNSTNQLLETALNASMTRQNTISNNIANVDTPNYKAKKTVFSHELERAVDRAKLKAQQTDARHIPFGGIGQMSDGTQVKTRTNTMYNHNGNNVDVDHEMSEMAKNQIYYNTLVDRMNGRFNSIKTVLGQGGG; this is encoded by the coding sequence ATGGAATTGTTCAATAATTCGACAAATCAATTGTTGGAAACAGCGTTGAATGCATCGATGACACGACAAAATACGATATCTAATAATATCGCTAACGTTGATACACCAAATTACAAGGCAAAAAAGACGGTTTTTTCACATGAATTAGAAAGGGCAGTAGACCGGGCTAAACTAAAAGCCCAGCAAACTGATGCGAGACACATTCCATTTGGAGGGATAGGCCAAATGAGTGATGGGACTCAAGTGAAAACGAGAACGAATACGATGTATAACCATAATGGAAACAACGTAGACGTAGATCACGAAATGTCAGAAATGGCTAAAAATCAAATCTATTATAATACATTAGTGGATCGAATGAACGGAAGGTTTAATAGTATTAAAACGGTTCTTGGGCAAGGGGGAGGTTAA
- the fliG gene encoding flagellar motor switch protein FliG, which yields MAKRKTLSGKEKAAILLISLGPDVSAQVYKHLTEEEIEKLTLEIAGVRKVESDMKEAVLEQFHQLAMAQDYISQGGISYAKDVLEKALGESEAMSIINRLTSTLQVRPFDFARKAEASQILNFIQNEHPQTIALILSYLDSEQSGQILSALPQEVQADVARRIATMEGTTPEIINEVETILEKKLSATVTQDYTQAGGIESVVEVLNGVDRSTERTILDSLEIQDPELAEEIKKRMFVFEDIVTLDNRSIQRVIRDVENEDLQLSLKVASEEVKEVLFTNMSQRMAETFKEEMEYMGPVRLKDVEEAQTRIVSIIRRLEESGEIVIARGGGDDVIV from the coding sequence GTGGCAAAGCGTAAAACATTATCAGGCAAAGAGAAAGCCGCAATCTTACTCATTTCTCTTGGTCCCGATGTATCAGCACAAGTGTATAAACATTTAACGGAAGAAGAGATTGAAAAGCTTACTCTTGAAATTGCCGGAGTAAGAAAAGTTGAATCGGATATGAAAGAGGCAGTCCTTGAACAGTTTCATCAGTTAGCGATGGCTCAGGACTACATATCCCAAGGCGGGATATCATATGCAAAAGATGTACTGGAGAAGGCGCTTGGTGAAAGTGAGGCGATGTCGATTATTAACAGGTTAACATCAACTCTCCAAGTACGGCCTTTTGATTTTGCCAGGAAAGCTGAAGCATCGCAAATACTAAATTTCATTCAAAACGAACATCCGCAAACAATCGCACTCATTCTTTCCTACCTAGATAGTGAGCAATCAGGTCAAATTTTGTCCGCGCTTCCTCAAGAGGTTCAGGCAGATGTAGCGAGACGGATTGCTACGATGGAAGGAACAACACCTGAAATTATTAATGAAGTAGAAACGATACTAGAAAAGAAATTGTCTGCTACTGTAACTCAAGATTACACCCAAGCTGGTGGAATTGAATCAGTAGTGGAAGTATTAAATGGTGTAGACCGCTCAACCGAGCGTACAATCCTTGATAGTTTAGAGATCCAAGATCCTGAACTTGCCGAAGAAATTAAGAAACGAATGTTCGTATTCGAGGATATTGTTACATTAGACAACCGCTCGATTCAGCGTGTGATTCGTGATGTAGAGAACGAAGATTTACAGCTGTCATTAAAAGTAGCTTCTGAAGAGGTGAAAGAAGTACTGTTTACGAATATGTCCCAACGCATGGCTGAAACGTTCAAAGAAGAAATGGAATATATGGGGCCTGTGCGCTTAAAGGATGTTGAAGAGGCACAAACCCGCATTGTATCGATTATTCGCCGCCTTGAAGAATCGGGTGAAATCGTGATTGCCCGTGGAGGAGGAGATGATGTGATTGTCTAA
- the hslV gene encoding ATP-dependent protease subunit HslV produces the protein MEQIRGTTIFAVKHNGACAMAGDGQVTFGNAVVMKHTARKVRKLYRGKVVAGFAGSVADAFTLYEKFENKLEEYNGSLQRAAVELAKEWRSDRVLRKLEAMLIVMDQKDLYLIAGTGEVIEPDDGIVAIGSGGNYALAAGRALKAHGKDLSASELASSALQVAADICVYTNNEIIVEELS, from the coding sequence ATGGAACAAATTCGCGGTACTACGATATTTGCTGTTAAACATAATGGAGCTTGCGCTATGGCAGGAGACGGACAGGTAACCTTTGGCAATGCTGTTGTAATGAAACATACAGCGCGAAAAGTACGTAAACTCTATCGAGGTAAAGTAGTTGCAGGATTTGCAGGATCCGTAGCTGACGCATTCACATTATACGAGAAATTTGAAAACAAATTGGAAGAGTATAATGGGAGCCTTCAACGGGCTGCGGTTGAATTAGCAAAAGAATGGCGTAGTGACCGGGTGCTACGAAAGCTCGAAGCTATGCTTATTGTTATGGATCAGAAGGACCTTTACTTAATCGCTGGTACAGGTGAGGTTATCGAACCTGATGATGGAATTGTCGCCATTGGCTCCGGCGGTAACTATGCACTTGCTGCAGGAAGAGCTTTGAAAGCACATGGTAAAGATCTATCTGCTAGTGAGTTGGCAAGTTCAGCGCTTCAAGTGGCTGCCGATATTTGTGTTTATACGAATAATGAAATTATTGTTGAAGAGCTTTCATGA
- the fliF gene encoding flagellar basal-body MS-ring/collar protein FliF produces MNDTLTTYKNKSIEFWQSRTTKQKGLFIGSVIFVVILLFMLMWLGSRTHYVPLYTNLTAQETGEIKATLDARGIDSEVNQDGSTIRVPEVMVDDLKVELAAEGLPRTGSIDYSSFQENMGFGTTDKEFNVIERAAMQTELEKLIRNVDGVQGSQVMITLPEESVWLSDEEQTASASIVLNLSPGYAMEQEQVRALYHLVSKSIPNLPIENIVLMDQMSRHFEYEDEMQIDSTLSAYEQHRRIQKEIESDIQRQLQQMLGTMMGPDKVLVTVSTDIDFTKENREEQLVTPVDEENMEGLAVSVERVTETFTGDEFEEGGIAGTGEEDIPGFPGAGSAGSGDYERIEERINNDVNRIHREIVESPYQVMDLGIQVMVEPPNPEDPLSLPQERIDDIQQILGQIVRTSVSNDVLAQWDDADINDRVFVSSQTFNGKPELDQAQPASTWWYWLVGLLGLTILLLIFLLLRKSKSKKEEEETVISDEPPMFDIPDVNKERDTEEKARRRQLEKMAKEKPEEFSKLVRSWLSED; encoded by the coding sequence ATGAACGACACATTAACCACCTACAAAAATAAATCGATTGAGTTTTGGCAATCACGAACAACAAAGCAGAAGGGGTTATTCATTGGTTCCGTCATTTTCGTTGTTATTCTGCTATTCATGCTAATGTGGTTAGGATCGAGGACACATTATGTGCCACTGTATACGAACCTAACAGCTCAAGAAACTGGAGAAATTAAAGCGACACTCGATGCAAGAGGGATTGATTCGGAAGTAAACCAAGATGGTTCAACGATTAGAGTTCCTGAGGTGATGGTCGATGACTTAAAGGTTGAACTCGCTGCAGAAGGGTTACCCCGTACAGGAAGCATCGATTACAGCTCTTTTCAGGAGAATATGGGTTTTGGTACAACGGATAAAGAATTCAATGTCATCGAACGTGCAGCAATGCAGACGGAACTAGAAAAACTCATTCGGAATGTCGATGGGGTTCAAGGGTCACAGGTAATGATCACGTTACCAGAGGAATCGGTTTGGCTAAGTGATGAAGAGCAGACTGCTTCAGCCTCAATCGTATTAAATTTATCCCCAGGTTACGCAATGGAACAAGAACAAGTACGTGCCCTTTATCATTTAGTATCGAAAAGTATTCCGAATTTACCGATTGAAAACATTGTTTTAATGGATCAAATGTCCCGACATTTTGAATATGAAGATGAAATGCAAATCGATTCAACTCTTTCAGCTTATGAGCAGCACCGTCGTATTCAAAAAGAAATTGAATCAGATATTCAACGCCAATTACAGCAGATGTTAGGCACGATGATGGGACCTGATAAAGTACTGGTGACCGTTTCAACTGATATTGACTTCACTAAAGAGAACAGAGAAGAGCAATTAGTTACTCCTGTAGATGAAGAGAATATGGAAGGGCTCGCAGTCAGTGTAGAGAGAGTAACGGAAACCTTTACCGGAGATGAATTTGAAGAAGGCGGAATTGCCGGCACGGGAGAAGAGGACATTCCAGGCTTCCCGGGCGCGGGAAGTGCAGGAAGCGGAGATTATGAGCGCATTGAAGAACGGATTAATAATGATGTAAACCGGATTCATAGAGAAATTGTAGAAAGCCCCTATCAGGTGATGGACCTCGGTATTCAAGTGATGGTAGAACCTCCGAATCCAGAAGATCCTTTGTCATTACCTCAAGAAAGAATCGATGACATCCAACAAATTTTAGGGCAGATTGTTCGAACGTCAGTATCGAATGACGTACTTGCACAATGGGACGATGCGGACATAAATGACCGCGTATTTGTCTCCTCTCAAACATTTAACGGCAAACCGGAACTAGACCAAGCGCAGCCAGCTTCTACGTGGTGGTACTGGTTAGTTGGTTTACTTGGATTGACTATCCTGTTACTCATTTTCCTTCTTTTAAGAAAGTCGAAATCTAAAAAAGAAGAAGAGGAAACGGTAATAAGTGACGAACCACCTATGTTCGATATACCGGATGTTAATAAAGAACGAGATACAGAAGAAAAAGCGCGTCGCCGTCAGCTTGAAAAGATGGCAAAAGAAAAACCTGAAGAGTTTTCGAAGCTCGTACGGTCCTGGTTGTCAGAAGATTAA
- the flgC gene encoding flagellar basal body rod protein FlgC, with the protein MTMFNGINTSASALTSQRLRMDVVSSNIANADSTRGRMVDGEWEPYRRKMVAMEPKQDFKSHLNRAAITSENTGNGVQVSRIVDDQTPFKQVFQPEHPDANEEGYVELPNVDPLKEMVDMMSATRSYEANVTALDAHKNLLLKALEIGR; encoded by the coding sequence ATGACGATGTTTAATGGCATAAATACTTCTGCTTCTGCACTAACCTCTCAGCGTTTGCGTATGGATGTTGTTTCTTCTAATATCGCGAACGCAGATTCGACTCGAGGAAGAATGGTTGATGGGGAATGGGAGCCATATCGAAGAAAAATGGTCGCTATGGAACCGAAGCAAGATTTTAAGTCGCATTTAAACCGGGCGGCAATAACTAGTGAAAACACTGGAAATGGTGTGCAAGTGAGCCGAATCGTTGATGACCAGACACCGTTTAAGCAAGTCTTTCAACCAGAACACCCTGATGCCAATGAGGAAGGCTATGTAGAACTACCGAATGTTGATCCGTTAAAGGAAATGGTAGATATGATGAGTGCGACCCGTTCCTATGAAGCGAATGTCACAGCACTTGATGCACATAAAAATTTATTGTTGAAAGCGCTGGAAATTGGTCGATAA
- the hslU gene encoding ATP-dependent protease ATPase subunit HslU produces MSEAYTPRQIVEKLDQYIVGQTQAKRSVAVALRNRHRRGKLDESIRDEITPKNILMIGPTGVGKTEIARRLAKMVGAPFVKIEATKFTEVGYVGRDVESMVRDLVETSIRLVKEQKVIDVKDQAEKNANQRLVELLVPSKKKENNYKNPFEMIFGGNQENQQEVSQEQQEEETLHDRRRRMAHKLALGELEDHIVTVEVEEQQGNFMDMFQGSGMEQMGMNMQEMLGGMVPKKKKKRKLPVSDARKVLTEDEAQKLIDMDEVTQEAVSRAEQVGIIFIDEIDKVAGKNQQQSADVSREGVQRDILPIVEGSTVMTKYGPVKTDHILFVAAGAFHFSKPSDLIPELQGRFPIRVELSSLTVDDFVRILVEPDNALIKQYQALMETEGISLKFSDETVYKIATIATKVNEETENIGARRLHTILERLLEDLSFEASDINLEEVVITPKYVEEKLQNVVENRDLSQYIL; encoded by the coding sequence ATGAGTGAAGCGTATACTCCTAGGCAAATCGTCGAAAAACTCGATCAGTATATTGTTGGTCAAACCCAAGCGAAAAGATCTGTCGCTGTAGCATTACGGAACCGACACAGACGAGGGAAGCTAGATGAATCGATTCGTGATGAGATTACTCCGAAGAACATATTAATGATTGGTCCTACCGGTGTAGGTAAGACGGAAATTGCCCGAAGACTTGCGAAAATGGTAGGGGCTCCGTTTGTAAAAATAGAAGCGACGAAGTTTACTGAAGTGGGATATGTCGGCAGAGATGTTGAATCGATGGTGAGAGATTTAGTAGAAACTTCCATCCGTCTTGTGAAAGAGCAAAAAGTTATTGACGTGAAAGATCAGGCAGAAAAAAATGCCAACCAGCGGCTTGTGGAATTACTCGTACCTTCAAAAAAGAAAGAAAACAATTATAAAAATCCGTTTGAAATGATTTTCGGCGGAAATCAAGAAAATCAGCAAGAAGTATCTCAGGAGCAACAAGAAGAAGAAACCCTCCACGACCGCAGGAGACGTATGGCTCATAAGCTCGCTCTTGGTGAATTAGAAGATCATATCGTTACGGTAGAAGTAGAAGAGCAACAAGGAAATTTCATGGATATGTTCCAAGGATCCGGTATGGAGCAAATGGGCATGAACATGCAGGAAATGCTCGGTGGAATGGTACCTAAAAAGAAGAAAAAACGAAAACTGCCGGTTTCAGACGCAAGAAAAGTATTAACTGAAGATGAAGCACAGAAGCTGATCGATATGGATGAGGTCACACAAGAAGCCGTTTCAAGAGCGGAGCAAGTGGGAATTATCTTTATTGATGAAATAGATAAAGTGGCAGGGAAAAATCAGCAGCAATCGGCTGATGTTTCCAGAGAGGGTGTACAAAGGGACATCCTACCGATTGTCGAAGGCTCAACGGTAATGACGAAGTACGGGCCGGTTAAAACGGATCACATTTTATTTGTAGCAGCAGGTGCCTTCCATTTTTCGAAACCGTCAGACTTAATTCCGGAACTTCAGGGACGTTTCCCGATCCGGGTTGAGTTGTCTAGCTTGACTGTCGATGATTTTGTTCGTATTCTGGTAGAGCCCGATAATGCATTAATCAAGCAATATCAAGCATTAATGGAAACAGAAGGTATATCTTTAAAATTTTCTGACGAAACTGTTTATAAGATTGCAACAATTGCAACGAAAGTAAACGAGGAAACAGAAAATATCGGAGCTCGTCGCCTTCATACGATTTTAGAAAGATTATTAGAAGACTTATCTTTTGAAGCTTCTGACATTAATTTAGAAGAAGTTGTCATAACACCAAAGTATGTCGAAGAAAAATTGCAAAACGTCGTTGAAAACCGCGACTTAAGCCAATATATTTTATAA
- the fliE gene encoding flagellar hook-basal body complex protein FliE: MESIGTLNNQVASVMKPNEGKMSTKQGSEAQQSFATWLNDAIKDVNNKQVESTIATERMARGEDIDLHDVMITSQKASVALQTTVEVRNKAMESYKEIMRMQV; encoded by the coding sequence ATGGAATCCATCGGTACGCTCAACAATCAAGTTGCTTCAGTTATGAAGCCTAATGAAGGCAAAATGAGTACGAAACAAGGGTCTGAAGCACAACAGTCATTTGCCACATGGTTAAATGATGCTATTAAAGATGTAAACAATAAACAGGTAGAATCGACGATCGCAACAGAAAGGATGGCAAGAGGCGAAGACATCGATTTGCATGATGTGATGATCACGTCACAAAAAGCGAGTGTTGCTTTACAAACAACAGTGGAAGTTAGAAATAAAGCTATGGAATCATATAAAGAAATTATGAGAATGCAAGTATAA
- the trmFO gene encoding FADH(2)-oxidizing methylenetetrahydrofolate--tRNA-(uracil(54)-C(5))-methyltransferase TrmFO — protein MTQHVNVIGAGLAGSEAAWQLAKRGIQVHLYEMRPTKQTPAHHTDKFAELVCSNSLRANGLANAVGILKEEMRVLDSVIIQSADDCSVPAGGALAVDRHEFAQLVTERVKGHENVTVYNEEITSIPEGPTIIATGPLTSESLSNELKALTGEEYLYFYDAAAPILETDSIDMEKVYLKSRYDKGEAAYLNCPMTEEEFDRFYDSLISAETVPVKDFEKEMFFEGCMPIEVMARRGKKTLLFGPMKPVGLEDPKTGERPYAVVQLRQDNSSGTLYNIVGFQTHMKWGPQKEVFSLIPGLENAEIVRYGVMHRNTFVNSPNLLRPTYQYKERDSLFFAGQMTGVEGYVESAAAGLISGINAAKLVCGEDPIVFPEETMMGAMANYITTANPDNFQPINANFGLLPPFEKRIRNKKERNEAHGERAVTTIQNFVKKM, from the coding sequence ATGACACAACATGTAAACGTAATAGGTGCAGGGCTTGCAGGAAGTGAAGCCGCTTGGCAACTGGCAAAAAGGGGAATTCAGGTTCATCTTTATGAAATGCGACCAACTAAGCAGACGCCTGCGCATCATACAGATAAATTTGCAGAACTCGTGTGCAGCAATTCTTTAAGAGCCAATGGGCTGGCAAACGCTGTTGGAATCTTGAAGGAGGAAATGAGAGTACTTGATTCTGTTATTATTCAATCCGCAGATGATTGCTCTGTTCCTGCGGGCGGCGCATTAGCCGTGGATCGGCATGAATTCGCACAACTTGTCACTGAACGGGTAAAAGGGCACGAAAATGTAACGGTTTATAATGAAGAAATCACTTCAATCCCAGAAGGACCGACAATCATTGCTACGGGCCCACTCACTTCGGAAAGTTTATCAAATGAATTAAAGGCTTTGACTGGTGAAGAGTATTTGTATTTTTATGATGCAGCGGCACCAATCTTGGAAACAGATTCTATTGATATGGAAAAAGTGTACTTGAAATCTCGCTACGACAAAGGGGAAGCCGCTTATTTGAATTGTCCGATGACAGAAGAAGAATTTGACCGTTTTTATGACTCCCTTATCTCTGCTGAAACAGTACCTGTTAAGGATTTTGAAAAAGAGATGTTTTTTGAAGGATGTATGCCGATTGAAGTGATGGCCAGACGAGGTAAGAAAACACTTTTATTTGGTCCAATGAAACCAGTTGGTTTAGAAGACCCTAAAACCGGCGAACGCCCTTATGCTGTTGTTCAATTACGACAAGATAACAGTTCGGGTACATTGTATAATATTGTAGGTTTTCAAACGCACATGAAATGGGGCCCGCAAAAGGAAGTATTTTCACTTATCCCTGGATTGGAAAATGCAGAAATCGTCCGCTATGGTGTTATGCATCGAAACACATTCGTTAATTCCCCAAACCTATTACGCCCGACATACCAATACAAGGAAAGGGACTCCTTGTTCTTTGCTGGTCAAATGACAGGGGTAGAGGGATATGTCGAATCAGCAGCCGCAGGACTTATTTCCGGTATCAATGCCGCGAAGCTAGTATGCGGGGAAGACCCTATCGTCTTTCCTGAGGAAACAATGATGGGGGCAATGGCAAATTACATTACGACCGCGAATCCGGATAACTTCCAACCGATTAACGCCAACTTTGGTCTGCTGCCACCTTTTGAAAAGCGAATTCGAAACAAAAAAGAGCGTAATGAAGCCCATGGTGAACGGGCAGTGACAACAATTCAGAATTTTGTGAAAAAAATGTAA
- the xerC gene encoding tyrosine recombinase XerC: MMEEWIKKFIQYLQIEKQASVHTVENYRIDIDDFTRYIKQQSLSHFSDVSYEVVRLYLSDLHSHEYARKTVARKLSSLRSFYRFLLREEAVSENSFLLSSTPKGGFRLPTFLYNEEMQALFDTIEVKDSLGQRNLAILELLYATGIRISECAGVNVLDLDRDLGTLLVRGKGKKERYVPVGSFAIEAIETYLNDGRKEIIGRKESPDALFLNYRGGRLSVRSMRTLLNKMVEDASLTARISPHVLRHTFATHMLNAGADLRTVQELLGHSHLSSTQIYTHVTKDRLQEVYRHSHPRA, from the coding sequence ATGATGGAAGAATGGATAAAAAAGTTTATACAATACTTACAAATTGAAAAACAAGCTTCGGTACATACTGTGGAAAATTACCGAATCGACATCGATGATTTTACCCGCTATATTAAACAACAATCGCTTAGCCATTTCTCTGATGTTTCATATGAGGTCGTTCGCCTTTATTTATCCGACCTACATTCACATGAATATGCAAGAAAAACCGTAGCAAGAAAGCTTTCCTCACTGAGATCTTTTTATCGATTTCTGTTAAGGGAGGAAGCTGTTAGCGAGAATTCGTTTCTCTTAAGCTCTACGCCTAAAGGGGGATTCCGCCTACCGACGTTTTTGTATAATGAGGAGATGCAGGCTCTCTTTGATACAATAGAGGTTAAGGATTCTCTTGGACAACGAAATCTGGCTATACTTGAATTGCTGTATGCTACAGGGATTAGGATCAGTGAATGTGCAGGGGTGAACGTACTTGATCTTGACCGTGATCTAGGGACCTTGCTTGTCAGAGGGAAAGGGAAAAAAGAGCGATATGTACCTGTGGGTAGTTTTGCGATAGAGGCGATTGAAACTTATTTGAATGACGGCCGTAAAGAAATTATCGGAAGAAAAGAGTCACCTGATGCGTTGTTTTTAAACTATAGGGGTGGAAGGTTATCAGTGCGCAGTATGAGGACATTACTTAATAAAATGGTTGAGGACGCTTCTCTTACAGCGAGAATCAGTCCTCACGTATTAAGACATACCTTCGCCACACATATGTTAAACGCAGGTGCAGATCTTCGAACCGTTCAAGAACTTCTAGGGCATAGTCATTTATCCTCTACCCAAATATACACTCACGTTACAAAAGATCGATTACAAGAAGTCTATCGTCACTCTCATCCGCGAGCGTAA
- the codY gene encoding GTP-sensing pleiotropic transcriptional regulator CodY, with translation MDLLSKTRRINELLQKSGGQSVNFKDVAVTLRDVIEANIFIVSRRGKLLGYAIKQEIENERMKQMLEDRQFPEEYTSGLFKVEDTSSNLDITSQFTAFPVENKDLFSQGLTTIVPIQGGGQRLGTLILARLTDSFNDDDLLLAEYGSTVVGMEILHEKTEEIEQEARSKAVVQMAISSLSYSELEAVEHIFEELEGNEGLLVASKIADRVGITRSVIVNALRKLESAGVIESRSLGMKGTYIKVLNDKFLVELDKLKN, from the coding sequence ATGGATTTACTATCAAAAACAAGAAGGATTAATGAACTATTACAAAAAAGCGGGGGGCAATCCGTCAATTTTAAAGACGTAGCTGTTACACTCCGGGATGTTATTGAAGCTAATATTTTTATAGTGAGCCGCAGAGGAAAACTTTTAGGGTATGCAATTAAACAGGAAATTGAAAATGAGCGTATGAAGCAAATGCTTGAAGACCGCCAATTTCCTGAAGAGTATACGTCAGGCTTATTTAAAGTTGAAGATACTTCTTCTAACCTTGATATTACGAGCCAATTTACGGCTTTTCCTGTTGAAAACAAAGATTTATTCTCACAAGGTCTAACAACCATCGTTCCTATTCAAGGTGGAGGCCAGCGATTAGGAACACTTATTTTAGCACGTTTAACAGACTCTTTTAATGATGATGACTTGCTATTAGCCGAATATGGATCTACTGTAGTCGGTATGGAAATCCTTCACGAGAAAACTGAAGAAATCGAGCAAGAAGCACGGTCAAAAGCGGTAGTGCAAATGGCCATTAGTTCTCTATCCTACAGTGAGCTTGAAGCTGTCGAGCATATCTTCGAAGAGCTTGAAGGAAATGAAGGTTTACTCGTTGCGAGTAAAATTGCTGACCGAGTAGGAATAACGCGCTCGGTTATCGTAAATGCTCTAAGAAAGCTAGAAAGCGCTGGTGTGATCGAATCCCGTTCTCTAGGAATGAAAGGAACCTACATTAAAGTTTTAAACGATAAGTTTCTAGTAGAACTAGACAAGCTTAAAAATTAG